The Acidobacteriota bacterium genome window below encodes:
- a CDS encoding HD domain-containing protein, whose protein sequence is MSESDPKPEAVAVIDIGASAVRLVVAEIRPGERPFLIEEASRGVLLGKDTFSSGRIGAQSMEAALKALAGFRRLMDVYGVARYRAVATSAVREATNSDTFLDRVQLRTGLLVEIIDGSEESRLTYLAVRDRLKGHPALDAPHTLLVEVGGGSADLTLLEGARPKYSGVYALGSVRMRQGLAAAQRPHERGVRVMSRHITNIVADICNEMPLRSAEYVIALGQDVRFVAQELVDAPEGRVREVPRDAFLEFCSRIEKLDEDELVARYGLSPVDAETLVPALLVYRALLVETAAATVVVPDVSLRAGLLADLVGADVDANLTDFGTQVVASAEALGEKYRYDAKHAHAVAWLATRLFDEFQEEHGLSRRDRLLLEATALLHDIGLFVGLRAHHRHAQYLISASEIFGLTSDDKDVIANVARYHRRALPQRSHLPYIALDRQDRVRVNKLAAILRVANALDAEHAQKIQNLTVRPEENGWVLDVDGTGDLSLERMAAEARADLFLDVFGKRLLVRGAGVQT, encoded by the coding sequence ATGAGCGAATCCGACCCGAAACCCGAAGCCGTCGCGGTCATCGATATCGGCGCCAGCGCCGTGCGACTGGTTGTCGCCGAGATCAGGCCCGGCGAACGCCCGTTTCTCATCGAAGAGGCGTCTCGCGGCGTCCTACTCGGCAAAGACACCTTCTCGAGTGGCCGGATTGGCGCGCAGTCGATGGAAGCCGCGCTCAAGGCGCTCGCGGGCTTCCGACGGCTGATGGATGTCTATGGCGTCGCGCGGTACCGGGCCGTGGCGACGAGCGCCGTCCGCGAGGCGACCAATTCAGACACTTTTCTCGACCGCGTGCAGCTTCGGACAGGCCTGCTCGTCGAAATCATCGACGGTTCGGAAGAGAGCCGTCTCACCTACCTGGCCGTTCGCGATCGCCTGAAGGGTCATCCTGCCCTCGACGCGCCGCACACGCTGCTGGTCGAGGTGGGCGGCGGATCGGCCGACCTGACGCTGCTCGAGGGCGCCCGGCCGAAGTACTCGGGCGTCTATGCGCTGGGGTCCGTCCGCATGCGGCAGGGCCTCGCCGCCGCGCAGCGCCCACACGAGCGCGGCGTTCGCGTCATGAGCCGCCACATCACCAACATCGTCGCCGACATCTGCAACGAGATGCCGCTGCGATCGGCGGAGTACGTGATCGCGCTCGGTCAGGATGTGCGGTTTGTCGCGCAGGAACTCGTCGATGCGCCAGAGGGTCGCGTGCGCGAGGTCCCGCGCGACGCGTTCCTGGAGTTCTGCTCACGTATCGAGAAGCTGGACGAGGACGAACTGGTTGCTCGCTACGGGCTATCGCCGGTGGATGCCGAAACGCTCGTGCCGGCGCTGCTCGTGTACCGCGCGCTGCTGGTCGAGACGGCCGCCGCCACGGTCGTTGTGCCGGATGTGTCGTTGCGCGCGGGACTGCTCGCGGATCTGGTCGGGGCCGATGTCGACGCCAACCTGACGGATTTCGGCACCCAAGTGGTGGCCAGCGCCGAGGCACTCGGCGAGAAGTATCGCTACGATGCCAAGCACGCCCACGCGGTCGCCTGGCTGGCGACGCGGCTGTTCGACGAATTCCAGGAAGAGCACGGCTTGTCGCGCCGCGATCGGTTGTTGCTCGAAGCGACCGCGCTCCTGCACGACATCGGCCTGTTCGTGGGTCTGCGCGCGCACCACAGGCACGCGCAATACTTGATTTCGGCCTCGGAGATCTTCGGCCTGACCTCCGACGACAAAGACGTGATTGCCAACGTGGCCAGGTACCATCGCCGCGCGCTGCCGCAACGATCGCACCTGCCGTACATCGCGCTCGATCGCCAGGACCGCGTGCGCGTCAACAAACTGGCGGCGATCCTCCGCGTGGCCAATGCGCTTGATGCCGAGCACGCGCAGAAAATCCAGAACCTCACCGTCCGGCCCGAGGAGAACGGCTGGGTGCTCGACGTCGATGGCACCGGCGATCTGTCGCTCGAGCGGATGGCCGCCGAGGCCCGGGCGGACCTGTTTCTGGATGTGTTCGGCAAGCGCCTGCTGGTGCGGGGCGCCGGGGTGCAGACGTGA
- a CDS encoding response regulator transcription factor, whose protein sequence is MGETTRILVVEDEYAIAVGLRDDLEAEGYQVDVVADGLEGERTARTGSYDLILLDLMLPKKDGFAVCRALRASGVKTPIIVLTARAQEADKVLGLELGADDYVTKPFGSRELMARVRAVLRRVADAAPGPATFERGDLVVDFNRYETRRAGQVVALTPTEYRLLAALVKSGGSVLSVDQLIDQVWGKGIALTDRVVYTHVNKLRAKIEPNPARPVIVVGVRGVGYRLGD, encoded by the coding sequence ATGGGCGAGACGACCCGCATCCTCGTGGTGGAAGACGAATACGCGATCGCGGTCGGGCTGCGCGACGACCTGGAAGCCGAAGGGTACCAGGTGGACGTGGTGGCAGACGGCCTCGAGGGCGAGCGCACCGCGCGCACCGGCAGCTACGACCTCATCCTGCTCGATCTGATGCTGCCGAAGAAAGACGGCTTCGCCGTGTGCCGCGCGCTGCGCGCCTCGGGCGTGAAGACACCCATCATCGTCCTGACCGCGCGGGCGCAGGAAGCCGACAAGGTGCTCGGGCTGGAGCTGGGCGCCGACGATTACGTGACCAAGCCATTCGGCTCGCGCGAGTTGATGGCGCGCGTGCGGGCCGTCCTGCGCCGCGTGGCCGACGCCGCGCCGGGGCCAGCCACCTTCGAGCGTGGCGACCTGGTCGTCGACTTCAACCGCTACGAGACCCGGCGGGCCGGGCAAGTGGTGGCGCTCACGCCCACGGAGTACCGGCTGCTGGCCGCGCTCGTGAAAAGCGGCGGGAGCGTGCTGTCGGTCGACCAGCTCATCGACCAAGTCTGGGGCAAAGGCATCGCACTCACCGATCGCGTCGTCTACACGCACGTCAACAAGCTGCGCGCGAAGATCGAGCCCAACCCCGCAAGGCCCGTCATTGTCGTGGGCGTGCGCGGTGTGGGGTACAGGCTGGGTGACTGA
- a CDS encoding sensor histidine kinase, which yields MLTACIVIAGAGLAWFMVRTVIQERTVAAQEIRDAATAAASRVAERIVPELERLERGLRVTMAEGAGAESAGGTVPDPDLRAVTGDDATAAAAPAAGGRETSGDGSVLLLVRRDGAVAWPRGRLLYELEPASPRVDEPVWPAALRAAEALEIRARDNAGAIVAYRAMLAPAASNPQLRLAVQQRLARSLRKAGRATEAIEVLQQIIDAHPSDSSPAVAGAWYDRCALIRDNHSGSDLAAAVCAVGFYTGLVDGQWRLEKPLYEFYADSARRWTQPLAGRTDVARLIAREASQLALTGAAQAALLAWRAERRREPAGHLVLTDRASPIVLAWRSSGQGEAVLLVLGPAAAATRVFSPLAAKYASGHAVSIATNRVVVFPLSGGEVGRAGSGQDVATIAAQDAATITVEDGPVVWRVTARPDAARDARRGVTVRTGVYLGTLALMLLSVALAGYFAIRTVRQELEVARLKSEFVSAVSHEFRSPLSAISHLAELLDMGRVKDEDRKREYYRLIVGESGRLRRLVENLLNFARIEEGRQQFHLEPMEVERWLRRTVDEFQASPAAAGKEIVVVVAPDLPRLRVDAESMTTVVGNLLDNAVKYSPASARVWVEASLVTGAVEIRVRDEGVGIAEEDQAHIFERFYRARDAGSGPVPGTGLGLALVQRIVAAHGGTVAVKSRVGEGSTFTVRLPAWRGEEA from the coding sequence TTGCTCACCGCCTGCATCGTCATCGCGGGAGCCGGGCTTGCGTGGTTCATGGTGCGCACCGTGATCCAGGAGCGCACCGTCGCCGCCCAGGAGATCCGCGACGCCGCAACGGCCGCGGCATCGCGCGTTGCCGAGCGGATCGTCCCAGAGCTTGAGCGTCTCGAGCGCGGCCTTCGGGTGACGATGGCCGAGGGCGCCGGTGCGGAAAGCGCGGGGGGCACGGTGCCGGACCCGGACCTTCGGGCGGTCACCGGAGACGACGCTACGGCGGCCGCTGCACCAGCAGCGGGCGGGCGGGAAACCAGCGGCGACGGCAGCGTCCTGCTGCTCGTGCGCCGTGATGGCGCAGTGGCGTGGCCGCGTGGGCGCTTGCTCTACGAACTTGAGCCAGCAAGCCCCAGGGTCGACGAGCCTGTGTGGCCCGCGGCGCTTCGGGCGGCGGAAGCGCTCGAGATTCGCGCCCGGGACAATGCAGGCGCGATCGTGGCGTACCGCGCCATGCTCGCGCCGGCCGCCTCCAACCCGCAACTGCGCCTTGCCGTGCAGCAGCGCCTCGCGCGATCGCTGCGCAAGGCGGGGCGCGCCACAGAAGCGATCGAGGTCCTGCAGCAGATCATCGACGCGCATCCGTCGGATAGCAGCCCCGCAGTGGCGGGCGCGTGGTATGACCGCTGCGCCCTGATCCGGGATAATCACTCCGGGAGTGATTTGGCCGCCGCCGTCTGCGCCGTCGGGTTCTACACCGGGCTGGTCGATGGGCAGTGGAGACTCGAGAAGCCGCTCTACGAGTTCTACGCGGATAGCGCGCGCCGATGGACGCAGCCGCTGGCCGGCCGCACCGACGTCGCCCGCCTGATCGCCCGCGAAGCCTCACAACTCGCGCTGACCGGGGCCGCGCAGGCCGCGCTTCTGGCCTGGCGCGCGGAGCGACGCCGCGAGCCGGCCGGGCACCTGGTCCTCACCGACCGCGCGTCGCCCATCGTCCTCGCCTGGCGCAGCTCCGGCCAGGGCGAGGCGGTGCTGCTTGTCCTGGGACCGGCCGCTGCGGCGACCCGGGTCTTCTCGCCGCTGGCTGCGAAATACGCATCTGGCCACGCGGTGTCGATCGCGACTAACCGCGTCGTGGTATTCCCGCTCTCGGGCGGCGAGGTCGGGCGTGCCGGAAGTGGGCAGGACGTGGCCACGATTGCCGCCCAGGACGCCGCCACGATCACCGTGGAGGACGGCCCGGTGGTCTGGCGGGTCACGGCCCGGCCTGATGCCGCACGCGATGCCCGCCGGGGCGTGACGGTGCGCACCGGCGTCTACCTGGGGACCCTCGCGCTGATGCTGCTGTCGGTGGCGCTCGCCGGGTACTTCGCCATCCGGACGGTGCGCCAGGAACTGGAAGTGGCGCGTCTCAAGTCGGAGTTCGTGTCGGCGGTGTCGCATGAGTTCCGCTCGCCGCTTTCCGCCATATCGCACCTCGCGGAGCTACTCGATATGGGGCGCGTCAAAGACGAGGACCGCAAGCGCGAGTACTACCGGCTGATCGTGGGCGAGAGCGGGCGGCTCCGGCGCCTGGTCGAAAACCTCCTCAATTTCGCCCGTATCGAGGAGGGCCGGCAGCAGTTCCACCTCGAGCCGATGGAGGTCGAGCGATGGTTGCGGCGCACGGTGGATGAGTTCCAGGCCAGCCCCGCCGCGGCCGGCAAGGAGATCGTTGTCGTTGTCGCGCCGGATCTGCCGCGGCTTCGCGTGGATGCGGAGTCGATGACGACGGTGGTGGGGAACCTGCTCGACAACGCGGTGAAGTACTCGCCCGCATCGGCGCGCGTGTGGGTGGAGGCGAGCCTCGTCACGGGGGCGGTCGAAATTCGGGTCCGAGACGAGGGCGTCGGCATCGCGGAAGAGGATCAGGCGCACATCTTCGAACGGTTCTATCGCGCTCGCGACGCGGGGTCGGGGCCGGTGCCGGGCACCGGCCTGGGTCTCGCGCTCGTGCAGCGAATCGTGGCGGCGCACGGCGGCACGGTGGCCGTGAAGAGCCGCGTGGGCGAGGGCAGCACCTTCACTGTGCGGCTGCCCGCGTGGCGGGGGGAGGAGGCGTGA
- a CDS encoding tetratricopeptide repeat protein produces MTQRSRSATAMAAAAVIVVMLVSVMALVAQQRPVAQTSPPQLAAGSPDALLGQALHQEEVEGRLTDAIATYGRVLKAAGVTKAQGARAQFRIGACYERLGLSEARRAYEAVIANYSDQVDLAAQAKARLAALADPAGRANSGGPVLRQIWATSEGVTWNRISPDGRSVAGVDDETGDLVVRSLATGTTRRLTAIPKDRWKEDGADSPVWSRDGRYVAYGWYSGEKPYEFRIADVADATSRIVPMDSRFRLSSPEDWSPDGRRVLAIVEDALPTTRRLHLAWVTTSGGAVQLLASASTRERLGGEALLAPDGAWIVFRILEEDTGVSIMAAGGGPPRMLIPVASSDSLVGWSSDGTHVLFISRERGSDGLMVVRVMNGQAVGQPILIRALPEFSSLGVSQAGALLYQSRREPRLNLYRASFDATSGRVDPPSRVDVSTGQLNGSVSWSPDGRRLAYVSWANGKPSRTLSIWSAEHAQTRSFSLPFSAFRWGWTATTWSADGRWVYAAGQDDASWLGVYRVNAESGTVEAVLPPASGVFGTGRISNTYVVPIGWSPDGRVVYKSVMSFLETGALGPGAIVEHRVADHAERELLKSGTTGTKLSGFNVSPDGSQLAFTLVDYTARKITVMVVPAAGGPAKTLTTFPTTAEGVVRWTADSRSVIFASRSDGQQERLLCDATTGVVTKLTLASEDVQEITLSPDGKEIAYIGGPKAKDEGVWMLENFLPPKQGKAIPPKK; encoded by the coding sequence ATGACGCAACGGTCACGTTCGGCGACGGCGATGGCAGCGGCAGCAGTGATAGTGGTGATGCTTGTGTCGGTTATGGCGCTTGTCGCGCAGCAGCGGCCCGTCGCGCAGACGTCGCCGCCCCAGTTGGCGGCGGGATCGCCAGACGCGTTGCTTGGACAGGCACTTCATCAGGAGGAGGTCGAGGGGCGCCTCACCGACGCCATCGCCACCTACGGCCGAGTCCTTAAGGCGGCCGGCGTGACCAAGGCGCAGGGCGCCCGCGCGCAGTTCCGCATCGGCGCCTGCTACGAGCGCCTCGGATTGTCGGAGGCACGCCGGGCCTACGAGGCCGTCATCGCAAACTACTCCGACCAGGTCGACTTGGCCGCGCAGGCGAAGGCCCGCCTTGCGGCACTGGCCGACCCGGCCGGACGCGCCAACAGCGGCGGTCCCGTGCTTCGCCAGATCTGGGCCACAAGCGAGGGTGTGACCTGGAACCGGATCTCGCCCGACGGGCGCTCGGTCGCCGGTGTCGACGACGAGACGGGCGATCTCGTTGTCCGCAGCCTCGCCACCGGCACGACCCGGCGGTTGACCGCCATTCCGAAAGATCGCTGGAAGGAGGATGGAGCAGACTCTCCTGTCTGGTCGCGCGATGGGCGCTATGTGGCCTACGGCTGGTATTCGGGGGAGAAGCCATATGAGTTTCGCATCGCCGACGTCGCCGACGCCACATCGAGAATCGTCCCGATGGATTCGCGATTCCGGCTGTCCTCGCCGGAGGACTGGTCTCCTGACGGCCGGCGCGTGCTCGCCATCGTGGAGGATGCGCTCCCGACAACGCGTCGGCTGCACCTGGCGTGGGTGACCACGAGCGGTGGAGCCGTGCAACTGCTCGCCAGCGCCAGCACGCGCGAGCGCCTCGGCGGCGAGGCTCTTCTTGCGCCCGATGGCGCATGGATCGTCTTTCGCATTCTGGAAGAAGACACGGGGGTATCCATCATGGCGGCCGGGGGCGGACCGCCACGCATGCTGATTCCAGTCGCGTCCTCCGATTCGCTGGTCGGGTGGAGCTCCGATGGTACGCACGTGCTGTTCATATCGCGCGAGCGCGGATCCGACGGCCTGATGGTGGTGCGTGTGATGAACGGCCAGGCGGTTGGACAGCCTATTCTCATTCGCGCGTTGCCGGAGTTTTCGTCGCTTGGCGTCTCGCAGGCCGGCGCGCTTCTCTATCAAAGCAGGCGGGAACCCAGGCTCAACCTGTACCGGGCCAGCTTCGACGCGACCTCCGGGCGCGTGGACCCTCCATCGAGAGTGGACGTCTCCACGGGCCAATTGAACGGCTCGGTGTCGTGGTCCCCGGACGGCCGCCGGCTGGCCTACGTGAGCTGGGCCAACGGCAAGCCATCGAGGACCTTGTCGATCTGGTCGGCCGAGCATGCTCAGACCCGGTCCTTCAGCCTGCCGTTCAGTGCGTTCAGGTGGGGGTGGACTGCGACGACATGGAGCGCCGACGGACGTTGGGTCTACGCAGCAGGGCAAGATGACGCCAGTTGGCTCGGGGTGTACCGAGTCAACGCCGAGAGCGGAACGGTGGAGGCCGTGCTGCCGCCGGCGTCTGGGGTGTTCGGGACGGGTCGCATTTCGAATACCTACGTGGTGCCGATCGGCTGGTCGCCAGATGGACGCGTCGTCTACAAGAGCGTGATGAGCTTTCTGGAGACCGGCGCACTCGGGCCGGGGGCCATCGTCGAGCATCGCGTCGCCGACCATGCCGAGCGGGAACTGCTCAAGAGCGGCACCACAGGGACGAAATTGAGCGGCTTCAATGTGTCCCCCGACGGCAGCCAGCTCGCGTTCACGCTGGTTGACTACACGGCGCGCAAGATTACGGTGATGGTCGTGCCAGCCGCCGGTGGTCCCGCGAAGACCCTCACCACGTTTCCTACGACAGCCGAGGGGGTCGTCAGGTGGACGGCTGACAGCCGGTCGGTCATCTTCGCGTCGCGCAGCGACGGGCAGCAGGAACGGTTGTTGTGTGACGCGACCACGGGAGTCGTGACGAAGCTCACCCTCGCGTCCGAGGACGTGCAGGAGATTACCTTGTCCCCCGACGGCAAAGAGATCGCCTACATCGGCGGCCCCAAGGCGAAGGACGAGGGCGTATGGATGCTCGAGAACTTCCTCCCGCCCAAGCAGGGGAAGGCCATTCCGCCGAAAAAGTAG
- a CDS encoding response regulator transcription factor: MKLLIVEDEPSIATALADSLRLEGYDVHVVGDGVSAERAALAERFDLILLDIMLPQRDGLTVCRRLRSAGLRTPIIVVTARAQEVDKIVALELGADDYVTKPFSLGELSARIRAVLRRGAGAPSSQDDSEIWVHGTISVDFRRGEATASGSVVAFTATEFKLLRVFVKHRGEVVSLDRLMQLVWGDGISLTDRVVYTHVNNLRAKLDAAGAPDLITSVRGLGYRFDG; the protein is encoded by the coding sequence ATGAAACTCCTCATCGTCGAAGACGAGCCCAGTATCGCTACAGCGCTTGCCGATTCCCTTCGACTCGAAGGCTACGACGTGCACGTCGTTGGCGACGGCGTGTCGGCAGAACGCGCCGCGCTTGCGGAACGCTTCGACCTGATCCTGCTCGACATCATGCTGCCGCAGCGCGACGGCCTGACCGTGTGCCGCAGGCTTCGGAGCGCCGGGCTTCGCACGCCCATCATCGTCGTGACGGCGCGCGCCCAGGAGGTGGACAAGATCGTCGCGCTCGAGTTGGGCGCCGACGACTATGTGACCAAGCCCTTCTCGCTCGGCGAACTGAGCGCGCGAATCAGGGCGGTGCTCAGGCGTGGAGCCGGTGCCCCGTCGAGCCAGGACGACAGTGAGATCTGGGTGCACGGGACCATTAGCGTGGACTTCCGGCGCGGCGAGGCAACCGCGTCCGGCAGCGTCGTGGCGTTTACGGCGACCGAGTTTAAGCTGCTTAGGGTGTTCGTCAAGCATCGCGGCGAAGTGGTGTCGCTCGATCGATTGATGCAGCTTGTGTGGGGCGACGGCATTTCGCTCACCGACCGCGTCGTCTACACCCACGTGAACAACCTGCGCGCGAAGCTCGACGCCGCTGGTGCGCCGGACCTCATCACGAGCGTGCGCGGATTGGGATACCGGTTTGATGGCTGA
- a CDS encoding HAMP domain-containing sensor histidine kinase, whose translation MQRLCYKSALMHLRQPSSARDATARRRPLLVLGALVVAPAVLLAALGLRTLAQDTRLAEAQARERLDRAAGRAALDLDHALADWQGAVDRIDARDPLVVARLPRLIAGVLESSPDAVAMVVGPHRQDAVPSGRVLYLLDAVSQDTSQIGAVPAALRAGERWELQAGDFGRAADAYRALLAAPDRTLRPWALQRLARTLAKAGNREEAGRYYEALGRETGAMIGSVPAGLIAGFERCALEERLGSSKDLARVAADFHAALSSGRWPRLEKSRYLYYSIQARAWLAKASATQAVGVAERLDAEQQRLALTDVAASAFAAIWAAGQHAAGHLVLPVSAGHAMVFWRTTPAGNGQTAMVLLGDNALRTRVWPAVLSAASSADVSLSLVAPDGTTIVSEPGITHAADGATASRVQTMQDGEFLWRVRADPRRPDAINAEVAQRRWLYVSMLVVMVGGLLTSGFLVVRTLKREVEVARLKSQFVAAVSHEFRSPLTGISQLSELLVGGQVRDEERRQQYYELIHSESRRLSRLVEHVLDFARMEDGQKEYRREPIDISPWLRAVADEFQRSLPAKGKTVATSVPDNLPPIVADAQALSGAIQNLLDNAVKYSPECDTVWLDASTTASTVVITVRDRGVGIPPGEQPHVFERFYRGHAASAVTGTGLGLSLVKHVVEAHGGTITLDSKVGEGTTVTITLRP comes from the coding sequence ATGCAACGACTGTGCTATAAGTCGGCGCTGATGCACCTGCGCCAGCCTTCGTCTGCACGCGACGCCACGGCTCGTCGCCGCCCGCTTCTCGTGCTGGGCGCACTGGTCGTCGCGCCAGCGGTGTTGCTGGCCGCCCTGGGCCTGCGCACCCTCGCGCAGGACACGCGCCTGGCCGAGGCCCAAGCCCGCGAACGGCTCGATCGCGCAGCCGGGCGCGCAGCGCTGGATCTCGATCACGCGCTTGCTGATTGGCAGGGCGCCGTGGACCGCATCGACGCCCGCGACCCGCTCGTCGTGGCCAGGCTCCCGCGTCTCATCGCGGGTGTGCTGGAATCCTCGCCCGATGCCGTCGCGATGGTCGTTGGTCCGCACCGTCAGGACGCTGTTCCATCCGGGCGCGTGCTCTATCTGCTCGATGCGGTCTCTCAGGACACCTCGCAGATCGGGGCCGTGCCGGCCGCTCTTCGCGCAGGCGAGCGATGGGAGTTGCAGGCAGGTGATTTCGGTCGCGCGGCCGACGCGTATCGGGCGCTGCTCGCGGCGCCGGATCGGACGCTGAGGCCGTGGGCACTGCAGAGGCTGGCTCGGACGTTGGCGAAGGCCGGAAATCGGGAGGAGGCGGGTCGGTACTACGAAGCGCTCGGACGGGAGACGGGCGCGATGATCGGCAGCGTGCCCGCCGGTCTGATCGCCGGCTTCGAACGCTGCGCGCTGGAGGAGCGGCTCGGATCGTCAAAGGACCTCGCGCGCGTTGCTGCGGACTTCCACGCCGCGCTCTCCAGCGGACGCTGGCCGCGGCTCGAAAAGTCCCGCTATCTCTACTACTCGATTCAAGCGCGCGCATGGCTCGCCAAGGCCTCGGCAACTCAAGCCGTGGGTGTCGCCGAACGTCTCGATGCGGAACAGCAGAGACTGGCGCTGACCGATGTGGCCGCAAGCGCATTCGCGGCGATTTGGGCAGCAGGCCAACACGCCGCCGGGCATCTTGTGCTCCCTGTCAGCGCAGGGCACGCCATGGTGTTCTGGCGTACGACTCCCGCGGGGAACGGCCAAACGGCTATGGTGCTGCTCGGCGACAACGCTCTGCGCACCCGTGTGTGGCCCGCAGTGCTCTCGGCGGCTTCGTCAGCCGATGTCAGTCTCTCGCTCGTGGCACCCGACGGCACGACCATCGTCTCCGAACCCGGAATCACCCATGCTGCCGACGGCGCAACCGCGTCGCGCGTGCAGACGATGCAGGACGGCGAGTTCCTCTGGCGCGTGCGCGCCGATCCCCGCCGACCAGACGCGATCAACGCGGAGGTCGCCCAGCGCCGCTGGCTGTACGTGTCCATGCTGGTCGTCATGGTGGGTGGGCTGCTCACCTCCGGCTTCCTGGTGGTGAGGACGCTCAAGCGCGAAGTCGAGGTCGCGCGACTCAAGTCTCAGTTCGTGGCCGCCGTGTCACACGAGTTCAGGTCGCCGTTGACGGGCATCTCACAGCTCTCGGAGCTGCTGGTCGGCGGCCAGGTGCGCGACGAGGAGCGGCGTCAGCAATACTACGAACTGATACATAGCGAGAGCCGCCGCCTCTCGCGCCTCGTCGAGCACGTGCTCGATTTTGCGCGGATGGAGGATGGACAAAAGGAGTACCGTCGGGAGCCCATCGACATCAGCCCCTGGTTGCGCGCGGTAGCCGATGAATTCCAGCGTTCGTTGCCAGCCAAGGGCAAGACCGTCGCGACATCGGTGCCGGACAATCTGCCGCCAATCGTGGCCGACGCTCAGGCGCTTTCCGGCGCAATCCAGAACCTCCTCGACAACGCCGTGAAGTACTCGCCGGAGTGCGACACGGTCTGGCTCGACGCTTCGACTACCGCGTCGACTGTCGTCATCACCGTGCGCGACCGAGGCGTGGGCATCCCGCCGGGCGAGCAGCCGCACGTGTTCGAACGGTTCTACCGGGGCCACGCGGCCTCCGCGGTCACCGGCACCGGTCTTGGCCTCAGCCTCGTCAAGCACGTCGTCGAGGCGCACGGCGGCACCATTACACTCGACAGTAAGGTTGGTGAAGGCACCACCGTCACGATCACCCTACGCCCATGA
- the nadB gene encoding L-aspartate oxidase has translation MDRRETDVLVVGSGLAGCAAALMAARGGVRVIMLNKADRAEESNTWHAQGGIIYRGVLDSPEQLASDIMTAGAGLCDPAAVELLSREGPRLVKELLLDDVGVPFDRATDGQLDLTAEAAHSVARIIHTEDMTGRSIEESMIAAVRREPNITILAGRTAIDLLTLSHHSRNLLDVYAPPTCVGAYVFDHAARHVELLMAKETILATGGLGRIFLHTTNPAGACGDGVAMAYRAGARCINMQFVQFHPTTLYHGSERFLISESLRGEGARLIDAEGREFMLAYHPDGSLAPRDIVARGIHQMMHETGARCAYLDISHKPADWIRTRFPGIHAKCREVGIDITSQRIPVVPAAHYSCGGIAVDQWGRSSMHRLRAVGEVSCTGLHGANRLASTSLLECLVWGTRAGEDVARAVASGDDFYLPEIAPWQYETEAVDPALVAQDWLTIRQTMWNYVGLVRTRKRLDRAEQILRELHLEVGRFYARSELNDGLIGLRNGIQTALVVLLAATEARESRGCHYRVD, from the coding sequence ATGGACAGGCGCGAAACCGACGTCCTCGTGGTTGGCAGCGGGCTCGCCGGATGTGCGGCTGCGCTGATGGCCGCCCGCGGCGGCGTGCGCGTCATCATGCTGAACAAGGCCGACCGCGCCGAGGAGAGCAACACCTGGCACGCGCAGGGCGGGATCATCTATCGCGGCGTGCTCGATTCCCCGGAGCAGCTGGCGTCCGACATCATGACGGCCGGAGCCGGTTTGTGCGATCCGGCGGCCGTCGAGCTGCTGAGCCGCGAAGGCCCGCGCCTGGTCAAGGAACTTCTGCTCGACGATGTCGGCGTGCCGTTCGACCGCGCGACCGATGGCCAGCTCGACCTGACCGCCGAAGCGGCGCACTCAGTGGCCCGCATCATCCATACCGAGGACATGACGGGCCGATCCATCGAAGAGTCGATGATTGCCGCCGTCCGGCGCGAGCCGAACATCACGATTCTCGCGGGTCGGACGGCCATCGACCTGCTGACGCTCTCGCATCATTCGCGCAACCTGCTGGACGTGTATGCGCCGCCGACCTGCGTCGGCGCGTATGTCTTCGACCACGCCGCGCGGCACGTCGAACTGCTGATGGCGAAGGAGACCATTCTCGCCACCGGCGGTCTCGGACGCATCTTCCTGCACACCACGAACCCGGCAGGCGCCTGCGGTGATGGCGTCGCGATGGCGTACCGCGCCGGGGCGCGCTGCATCAACATGCAGTTCGTCCAGTTCCACCCGACGACCCTCTATCACGGCAGCGAACGCTTCCTGATCTCGGAGTCGCTGCGCGGAGAGGGAGCCCGGCTCATCGATGCGGAGGGACGCGAGTTCATGCTCGCGTACCATCCGGATGGATCGCTCGCTCCACGCGACATCGTGGCGCGCGGCATTCACCAGATGATGCACGAGACCGGTGCGCGCTGCGCGTATCTCGACATCTCGCACAAACCCGCCGACTGGATTCGCACGCGCTTTCCCGGGATCCACGCGAAGTGCCGGGAGGTCGGCATCGATATCACGAGCCAGCGGATCCCGGTCGTGCCGGCGGCCCACTACAGCTGCGGCGGCATTGCCGTCGACCAGTGGGGCCGGTCGAGTATGCATCGGCTGCGCGCGGTGGGCGAAGTGTCGTGCACGGGTCTGCACGGCGCGAATCGACTGGCGAGCACGTCGCTGCTCGAGTGCCTGGTGTGGGGCACGCGCGCCGGCGAGGATGTCGCCCGCGCTGTCGCGTCCGGAGATGACTTCTACCTGCCCGAGATTGCGCCGTGGCAGTACGAGACCGAAGCGGTTGATCCCGCGCTGGTCGCGCAGGACTGGCTCACCATCCGGCAGACGATGTGGAATTACGTGGGGCTGGTGAGGACGCGCAAGCGGCTCGACCGGGCGGAGCAGATTCTGCGCGAGCTGCACCTCGAGGTCGGCCGGTTCTACGCACGGTCCGAACTGAACGACGGATTGATTGGCCTGAGAAACGGCATCCAGACTGCGCTGGTCGTGCTGCTGGCCGCAACGGAAGCACGCGAAAGCCGCGGCTGTCACTACCGCGTGGACTGA